The Juglans microcarpa x Juglans regia isolate MS1-56 chromosome 8S, Jm3101_v1.0, whole genome shotgun sequence genome has a window encoding:
- the LOC121244858 gene encoding monoacylglycerol lipase-like has product MANAVHTSSSVMLTSGASGRVNALFSLRVWRSLIMLINTFVLLLLVPFRGRRRDEKREESGGAQHHLGKGVGGSSGGPVVRVPAKIVSWRKSGVLEQEVAARRALAIRRVVQDGGDDKKSVREYSLFSTARGNTIFTQSWTPVSATIRGVVLIMHGLNEHSGRYNVFAKLLNANGYKAYGMDWIGHGGSDGLHAYVHSLDDAVADMKFFLEKILAENPGLPCFCFGHSTGAAIILKAMLDPKVEAGVSGAVLTSPAVGVQPSHPIFVVLAPIVSFLFPKYQFSAANKKGTPVSRDPQALIAKYSDPLVYTGSIRVRTGYEILQITSYLQRNLSKLRVPFFVLHGTADSVTDPEASQKLYEEASSTDKTIELYEGLLHDLLFELEREAIMEDIIEWLNCRV; this is encoded by the exons ATGGCCAACGCTGTTCATACGTCGTCGTCTGTGATGTTGACTTCCGGCGCGAGCGGCCGCGTGAACGCGCTCTTCTCGCTGCGGGTGTGGAGGAGCCTGATTATGCTGATCAACACGTTCGTGTTGCTCCTCCTGGTTCCGTTCCGAGGGCGGAGAAGGGACGAGAAGCGTGAGGAAAGCGGCGGGGCCCAGCATCATCTCGGGAAGGGGGTTGGTGGTAGTAGCGGTGGGCCTGTGGTGCGCGTCCCGGCTAAGATCGTGTCGTGGCGGAAGAGCGGGGTATTGGAGCAGGAAGTCGCGGCGAGGAGAGCGCTGGCGATAAGGAGGGTGGTGCAAGATGGCGGTGATGACAAGAAGTCGGTGCGGGAGTACTCGCTGTTTTCCACGGCGAGAGGCAATACCATTTTCACGCAGTCATGGACGCCGGTTTCGGCCACGATTAG GGGAGTGGTTCTTATCATGCATGGCCTGAATGAACACAG TGGCAGATACAATGTTTTTGCAAAGCTTCTGAATGCTAATGGCTACAAGGCTTATGGAATGGATTGGATTG GTCATGGTGGAAGTGACGGGCTGCATGCATATGTTCATTCTCTTGATGATGCTGTTGCAGATATG AAGTTTTTTCTCGAGAAGATTTTAGCTGAGAATCCCGGGCTTCCATGTTTTTGCTTTGGACACTCCACAGGTGCAGCAATTATCCTGAAG GCAATGCTCGATCCAAAGGTAGAAGCCGGTGTATCTGGTGCAGTATTGACATCACCTGCCGTTGGAGTTCAGCCATCCCATCCCATTTTTGTG GTACTTGCCCCAATTGTCTcatttttgtttccaaaatacCAATTTAGTGCTGCAAATAAGAAGGGCACGCCGGTTTCTCGGGATCCGCAGGCACTAATAGCCAAGTATTCAGATCCACTAGTGTATACCGGATCCATCAGGGTAAGGACTGGTTATGAGATTCTCCAAATCACATCCTACTTGCAGAGGAATCTGAGCAAACTGAGAGTTCCCTTTTTTGTTCTCCATGGCACTGCTGACAGTGTAACTGACCCAGAAGCTTCTCAGAAATTATATGAAGAAGCCTCCTCAACTGACAAAACCATTGAATTGTATGAAGGATTGTTACATGATCTCCTTTTCGAACTGGAACGAGAGGCTATCATGGAGGATATAATTGAATGGTTGAATTGTAGGGTATGA